A segment of the Panicum hallii strain FIL2 chromosome 1, PHallii_v3.1, whole genome shotgun sequence genome:
TGCCGCGTGCATGGCCGTCAGCACATTACTACTTTTTTGAACGATTAGCACATTACTGCTTCGAACACAGTCTGAATTTTCTATATAAACAAATGTACGCTCAATAATGGAAGCCGAGTCAAGAATTTCTGCCCATATAGGACTCGAGGACGACAGCGCACTTGCGGAATGCCCTAGAATTTCAAGGTCGTGCGTGGGAACCTTAAATTTGTCCGGCAAGGAGGAGCACGCCTGGCCGGTGCACGAGCGAGCGAGCACTGGTGGCCGTGGGCTACACCGCTACAGCCTACAGGCTTAGGCGTGTGCACCCGGCCGACAGGGGCACGGTGCCACGGGCCTCGTGCGACAGGAGCGGAGAGGAGAGGAATCCACACTTGTCCTACTGGCACCCGCGCCATGCAAATCAAcgacccgcgccgcgccgcccgtctccGTCCCCGTCCCTGCAGACACTTTCACATGCGCGCTAGCCGTGACTAGTGACTAGGTTGGTAGGTGGTGAACAAGGTCTGAACAAAACGAAACCAAGGGGGGGAAGATACAAATCTCTAGCTGGTAGCTACAAGAAATGTTAAACAACAGTGCTAGTGCTATCTAAAATGTCCTGAACGAAGCTGTGCAATTTGTTTTCCAGGTGTTCAGACTCCATGTTCTGCGAGTAGGTCGAGTCGGTCTTGCGTTTAGTGTGATAGCAGCAAGCAGGACTGCTGCTTTACGGGAAGAAACCGTGAGCATTGGCCGCACGTTGCGTCGCCGGCGTCGCGTCGCCGGAGGTGCCAACTCTCCACGGACAGAGGCATCGACTGTTGGGACACAGTGCTCGCCACGCAACGAAACGGCTGAAATGGCAATCCGGCGGATGCCAAGGCATTGGTTGGCCGGCCCATTGCACGTTGACGTGACCTTGCCCGGTGTCTTTCAGAGTCGCAGGATTATTTTGTTTTGTTATTGTTAACTCCCGTGTACTCGCAGATCCTAATGACCGGCACTTCCAGCAGGGGCGATGTGCCAGGTTTTACTAGCATCAATAATCTACCAAACGCTATCGCCTACCCCCAACAATTTCTTCAGCTTGGCCTCAGAGTCATGCTGAACCGTCGAATCAGGGATGAAATCAGCGGATGGATGGACAGAAAACGACTTCGGCAAGCATCTTTTCATCTGTGATGAAGTCAACATGGTGTACACCTTTTTGATTCTTCTCGTTTTTATCTCCGATTAAATCCATTCTCGCCATTACATTCCTTCTGAATTAGTAATTACCACATCACATTTTTTACTGTGCTTATTATCTGCTCGTAAATTCTCTTTCTGAATTTCCgtggaaacaaaaaaaaagacagCACGGGCAAGATAAAGAAATTCCACATGCCGTGCAATATCGGCAGGGGGACAGCTGCATCCACAGTGCGCCGCGCGGCCCTCGTTTTTTCTCCTTCTCGAGAACACACGCACACACGGAAGCTAGCTCCCAGCCTTCTTCAGTCTCCACCTTGTACCGACCATTCTCCCTTGCAGTGTCGCTCGCCCTCTCTCTCGATTCTCTCTCCAGTCCGGCCGCGGcagtgcccccccccccccccctcccatCAGGTGTTGCCTCCTGCAGATCCAAATTGGAATTTGGGCCTTCGTCTCCACATCACCAATCCGGTAAATACGGGCAATAAAccgcttccccccccccccccccggatcCTGACGCTGTTTCTTGTTTCTTGCTGTTTTCTCCCGCAAATTATTATGGCAAGGGAAAGATTATATTCTTCTTCCCCTTTTGCTTTGCCGAGCCCAAAAGGCTGAAGCTTTTGCGTTCTTCCCCACAAATATCTGGAGCCATGCCTTTTGTTTTGCTTGGCCATGGGGTGAAATAGTATGTGGGATGGCCACCAATTGGCATGCTGCCCTTTTTTCATCCCTGCAGCTGCAAGAGGCCTTCTTTTTAGATCTGTGCCTTCCTCTTCCTGGTACGCTGTGATTGGAATCAGGTTTAGTGTTTAATGAAGCTCTTTTTCTTGCCAACTTTTGGATGACGCTTACATCTTATCGCCCCTCGCTTGCTTCTTGGATAGGCTGCCTTCTTTGGGTTTGCTCACAGCACACACAAGCCATTTTACTGCTTGGAGGCTGCCACTTTTAGTATCCCTGGCTCTTGAGTGATCTCCAAGGTAAGCAGCCCCCACTCCCTAGGAAGAAATGGAAATAAAAAAGGAAGTTTTGGTTCTTTGTTGGAGCAAGGAATTAAGTCCTCTGCACTCCTCCATGATTTCCCAAGTTCTGATAGAAAATATATGAGATTGCCGGATAAAAGAAAATCGTCTTTCCATGTATCTGATCTTTCAAATTGTTTGGTTCTCTCTGGTTGGCTCAGTCTGCTTGCAAGATCTGTATTCAGTTGACTTGGTTCTTCTCAGTTTCTTCTTTGATGGGAGATGGCGTACGAAATGAAGTAGTATTGCCAGCTCTGTTCCCCCACTTCCATTTTTAATCTGAGCTGCGGCAGTTCCTCTTGGTAGTTGAGGCATTCATTCTTCAATCATAATGGCATAGCTTGTAAGGCCGGTCCTTTCACTCGCTgcaggggagggggaggggactGATGGGGGAATGCGAGGACGCGGAGGAGTACAGGTGCTGGGAGGAGCTTCTGCCGGACGCGCTGGGCCTCATCTTCCGCAACCTGCCGCTCCAGGAGGTGCTCACCGTCCTGCCGCGGGTTTGCAAGTCCTGGGGCCGGGTAGTCGCCGGCCCCTACTGCTGGCAGGAGATCGACATCGAGGAGTGGAGCCAGCAGCAGAGCAAGCCGGAGCAGATCGGCCGCATGGTCGAGCTGCTCGTCGGCCGCAGCGGCGGCTCGTGCCGCCGCATCAGCGTCTCCGGGCTGCCCTGCGACCCGCTCCTCTCGTTCATAGGAGACcagtaagtgtgaattctggcgaTGCTCTCTGCTCTTTTCTGTTTCCATTTTCTCATATTCCCGTGGGTAGTGAACATCTCTGCAAAATTATTGTGAAATTACTGCTTTCCCCAACGTGCCATTTAGATTAGAAATCCATGCTCTTCGTAATGCATCCCGAATTTTAGACTGTACACTTGAGATGGATTCAGAAGGTATCTCCATCAGAGTTCAGACTGTCAGTTATTTCTGCAGCGTGAGCTGTGAGCCTGAGGGGACGCTTGATTGCAGAGAACAGGCAGGTCACTCTGTCAAATTTAAATTTCTGATTTGCAATTCAGGTCTTATTTATAATTCTAGGCTGTGGCTTGATCAATCTAGTTGATTACTACGTAGGGCTAGTACTCAAACTTTGCCATTTGAAATGAAGGAGCAAATAAACTGTTTTCAAGTTCAAACCACTTTCTTCAGTTCACTGCATGGATGGGTTTTGTGCATGAAAATGTAGATACAGAGCTTGCAGCACTTGATATGTATTGTTCTGAAATGCCTGCACGGCGAACTAGGATTAGATCTGTTGTTCTGAATTGAGCTAAAATGTTGATGGGCAATACACATTATTGGATTCTCAAGTACAAACACAAGTACTGGCATGCACATGCGTACAGTCATACACTGAAGCTCTCACAATTGCACGTCCTATTGCCTGCCTACTGTGTTGGTCACAAGCTTGGGTTCATCAGTTGGTCCACATACTGTAACTGTCATACTAGTTTTCATCAGAGTTACACTGACCCTGCTTGCATTTTCCTCAAATCCTTTCGTTCACCAGCGCACGAGCTCTTCGCGCCCTGGAGATTCCACGGAGTGAGATCAGCGACTCGATCGTGGAAACCGTGGCTCCCCGGCTATCCAACGTCACTTTCCTGGACATCAGCAGCTGCACCAAGATCGGGGCTCGCGCCCTGGAGGCCTTCGGCAAGCACtgcaagtccctggtcgggctCCGGCGGGTGATGCACCCGATCGACCTGGTGGACAAGGAGTGCCAGCACGACGAGGCCCACGCCATCGCGTGCAGCATGCCCAAGCTTCGGCACCTGGAGATGGGGTACATGCTGATCACgacggaggcggtggcggagaTCCTGGGGCAGTGCCGCGAGCTCAAGTTCCTGGACCTGCGCGGGTGCTGGGCCGTGGACGACAAGTTCCTGCGGGAGCGCCACCCGGGGCTGCGCGTGCTGGGCCCGCGCGTGGAGGACTGCTACGAGAACAGCTACTGGGAGGAGTGCTCCGACTACTCGGACGACGACTCGTCCATCTACTCGTGGGAGTTCATGGACGATGCCGACGGCTACTACACCGTCGGCAGCGACGACGAGGCCATCTGGGACGACGGCCAGGGCCTCGAGAACCTCGAGGTCAGGTTCTACGGCGGCGGATTCAGCGAGAGCTTCGCCGGCTTCGACTGGCCACCGTCGCCGTGAGATGATTGCAGCAGTTAGATCTTGCTTGCTTCTACTCCGTGTGCGCGTGTGCGTGTGTTGTTCCTGAGCTTGCAGATATGTTGCAGTACCGAGTCTGCGACATCActactccctctccctctccctctccctctccctagCTTGCAGATATGTTAAGTGGACTGCTAATAGTACAATCTGGATGTAAACTCTGGTGTTTACATGAAGCAAATCAACATGCACCGGTGGCGGTGAGATTTCACCGTGCCATTCTAGAGAAAAACACAAACAACTCTGTCTCATGATGATCCTGTATTGTATCTCCTGGGTCAATCCATGTGATGTGAGCCAGTACACCACGATTGCAAAAGATGTAAAGATTGCGTGGCCTCTGCAATTGGACAAGATCGATGTGCAGTAGCAGTGCCGCAGTCGTGGCCCGCCGCGCAAGCGACGCAGCAGCGGGGAAGAGTTTCAGAGATGCCGCAGCACATGCCATGCCAATGCAGTGGCAGCGGCAGGCCAGGCCCCCGGGCACACGCAAGCAGCTAAAAGCTACTCCGCTTTTAGGCCGGGCCGGAGCCGGACCACGGCGCCTGGCCGCCTGATTGATCCCAAAGATTTTGCCCCGAAACCATGTGAGGAAGCGGGATCTTTCCTCAGGATCGCTGGGGGTGGGCGCCCTGCCAAGCCGATTGTCTCTTGCGAGGCAAGTTAGCCCCGGCCTCTCGCCGCGCCTGCGAGCCTCTTGGCGCTGCGCGCTAGATTCTGACGGGGTTTTCCCAATTCCCATGCGAGCAGGAGGCAGGTGCGGCCTATTTTATCTGCCCTACTTGAGGTATGGTCAGGTCTGAACGGATGGATGGATGCCTCTGGCAAAGATGTTGTGACGCGTTCTGGGCGCGATCTGTACTAGCACTAATCTTGGGAGAGATCACTGGGCCAGGATTTGCCTGCTTGACATCACGCTGCTGCTGCTATGCATGTGTCGTGTGCCGAGGACCAAGTGTATCAGCAATGATTCTTCTGCATTTTGGATATAGTGCGCTGTGTTTTTTTTCTTGCCCTTGACATTGTTACTCAAACATTCAGACAAAAAAAGTGAAAAGGGGTTATCTATACTAAACTTGAGTTGGAATCTTTCTTTCGTTTTAGCGCTTGAGTTGAAGAACTAGAGCAGAAAAACAAAGGACTCAAGGCTGAGATGAAAAGGACAGATGGCTGTGGGCCTACTGTACTGTGCTGTGCTACTCCCGCATACACATTTTTGGCAAATACTCGTACGGCACTACACTTTGCTGCATGCCAGTGGCTCAGATCTTTCTTGATCAGTGCGGTCTCAAAAGGATAGGGAAAGGATTAAACTTTTTGGAAATCCGCAATTGACACTGGCATCAGGATTGTTAATGGGGGATTTCTGAATAGGATGTCTGTACTCTTTGCTACCCCAAGCCTCGCCCTTTTCACTTTGGTTTTTATGTTTTCCATGCGCCCTCACCTCACCTGCCACGCCTTTGTCCCCTAGCTTTATTAACTTTGCAAGATTCCCTGTTGGAACTTGTGGATGACAATAGCATGGAGGAGTAGGGCTGCCGGCTAAGCCTTATCAGGTTGTTGCTGTTCATGTAACCATCGTTGCGCTGTCCTGTGATGCTGTGACCCTTTCTTTGGCATCAGCAGCATCATGAGAGCAATCAGAGGCAGTCTGCAAATATTCTTTGTGTGTTGGAATGATGGGCAAAAGAGGGAGGAAAAAGTGATACTAGTATGTTACAGAGACTTTATGTCGGCACTGCGGTAACCATGGATCAGCTTTGCCCGCGGTAAACAGTCTGGTATGTTTAGCTGATCCACATCACTGACAATTCTTCAAATGTACATCACTTCTGAGGAGAGTTGTACCAGGCCCTTACAATCAAGAGCAACTAAGGATCTATTTGGTATGGCTTAGCTTCAGCTTCACCTGTTTCACACAAATCGAGACACTGTAGCATGAAGAATTAAGACACCATAGCATGAAGCCATTTTATAAACCCATGCTAAAATGAAATCCAATTTTTTTTGGCTTCACTAGTGAAGCCGTTTTGGATGTAGTCTTAAGAAACGGCCCCTAAAAAGGCCAAATAGAATACTGAAACGACTCCGGAAACGCGCATGAATCAGTATTACAGTGCTGTTTGTTACTACGGCTCGTATCACAGCAAGCCGATATTGCAAGTCGCACTTAAACAGAGGTCACAAAAGACAACTGGGACAGGAGAATTCAGGCAGCAACAATGTCTACTATGAAACAGTGCAAATGAAACAGCAGCAGGTAGAGTAGAATTATTCCCGGGACTGTCTATGGCTGGATTTGCATTTAACTTCATGACCCCCGTACTTCAGAAGTAAGGTCTGTAGCGCATTGGCCGGCGGAATCTTGGAGCCCTCCTGCAAAAACATAAATGAATATgttagaaaaagaaaagtagAAATCCATATAACGAAAAACCACAAAACTTACCCATAACCATATGGGGGGAAGTACGGTGCTCCGTATGATCTATATGGGTAGCCGTGGTAGGGGTTATACCCGCGTGGTGGACGCTGCTTCATCCCAGGGACATTAGTCCTCTTCAGTGCAACCTGTTGAGCACAAATCAAAGAGTGTAAGATAGAGCATCATTTAGAAGCGTTTTTGAACTCTTGAGATCACATTGAACTCTGCCAAATATTTCTGTACCTTAATCTGGCGACCATGCAACTCTGATTCATTCAAATTAAGAGCCTCCTGGACAGCTTCTTGTTCCAGAAATTCAACATAAGCAAAACCTTTTGGCTGCCCAAACTTGTCAGTCAAAATTGTCACCCGATTGACAGTTCCACAAGCTTGAAAGTGCTGCTGCACTTCTTCTGGTGTACACGCATAATCAACCTACGGTATATGATTGTACCAGTAAAAATGATGTTAACTGACTGAGTGGAAAATGGAAATGTAAGGTCCACAACACAAAAAGTAACTGAGTGGAGCGATCCATATTTGATGCCATAGCCTTATATAAATAAAGAAAATATATTGGAGATATCTGAGTCAATAGTGAATAGAAAAAAAAGAAGTAACACCTTACTAAGAGCCTAAAAATTAACACTGCAAGAAAACAATTTCAAACCATTTGTTTTAATTACCGGCTAACACAAGAATGCAAAGGAAAGAAGTATGCCCAGTCAGATTTTTTTTCCCTTGTAGCATCTCGAACTGCTATCATCTATATTGATCACATCCCACACCATCAAGAAGGTCCAACTTCTTTTTTCTTTAACACCGTTGCTAATTTCTAAAGTGAGTGTATGCCTTCTGCATGTCACTCATATGCACCTAAATATCAGGCAATGTCTGTTCTCATGTTATTAAGAAAAGGACATCACCGCAATATGATCTGATAAAATATAATTGTTAGGTGAGATGAGGAATAAAAGGAAAAAGGTGGGAAGATAGGCAGAGCACAGGTTCACAAACAGCAAAGAATAGTGTCAATAACTCAATATTAAGGTGTCCTATTGTTACACTTAATGCCATACCTATGCACCACTCAGGTGATATCATTGAACCAGCAGCTATGAACGTCACTGCATCAGATGCCGTCTCCAGTCAAAAAGGCCATCCCAAGTGTACACAGCAGCTCTGTACTGACTTCCTTTGCTTCGTCATGGAGGTCTTCTAACATATAATATCTATATTATACTTTTTTTACTcattcctttttttctttcttttcttcttttccacgcacttttttatatttttctcaGAGATCTTTctgtcttttcttttcttttttcacaCTAAGCTAACTCTAAATATGGGCCAGGTGCCCATTAGTCAATTTGAAAGGCTTGTTCAAGCACACTAGCCCTGCGACCATCACCATTACTTAATTAATGCCCAAAAACAACAAAACAAGACACCATAAAGACAAAACGAAGGAGTATTAATGTGTACTGATAGCAAAGGATGATGATAAAGCGCACATAAGACACTTCACAACAGCAGCACATTACATTCTGAAGAACGGAATAAGGCATCAGGTCAAGGAGGCAATATTGAAATGTGGAACAAGCTCTGCTAATTCTGTCTGACAATAAAGACACCGGCACTAAATCATTTTTCAGTAGGCATGCAATCATTGAGTTTCAGAGTGAGGGAATTAGGCTGTGGGCTTTTTGCGAGAAACATTTCATAACTATGTGAGAAGTGCCCATGAAATTTCCAGTTAGCAACTATGCAATATGTGTGTACTATTTCATAACAAATATCCATATTTTCTCCTCTATGCTTAATATCACGTAGAAAACTATATAGAAATTTAACAGCAAGAAAACATAATCACTCAAATATGAATCAAAACACAGGCACATACACCCACAGTagggaaagagagaaagagagctTATTAAATCTTACATTTCCAACATACACAGAGCGGGCATCCACCTGCTCCTTCGCCTCAGCTGTAGATGCACTAGGGTCACCTCCTGCAAAACAAAGAGCGAACCGTCAAGAGAACTTGCACCCTGTACTAGACTAGCAAGCTAAAATTAAAGCAAACCCACAATCAAACTAAATCATGATAGACCAGCATATCCATGAGAAGACAACATAGAAAAAAATGAAGGCTCATCAAGACAGACATTTGAATTTCCTCTTGATATATGGGACGTTGAAACATGGGAAATGGACCATATGCACACAAA
Coding sequences within it:
- the LOC112874366 gene encoding F-box protein FBW2-like, which codes for MGECEDAEEYRCWEELLPDALGLIFRNLPLQEVLTVLPRVCKSWGRVVAGPYCWQEIDIEEWSQQQSKPEQIGRMVELLVGRSGGSCRRISVSGLPCDPLLSFIGDHARALRALEIPRSEISDSIVETVAPRLSNVTFLDISSCTKIGARALEAFGKHCKSLVGLRRVMHPIDLVDKECQHDEAHAIACSMPKLRHLEMGYMLITTEAVAEILGQCRELKFLDLRGCWAVDDKFLRERHPGLRVLGPRVEDCYENSYWEECSDYSDDDSSIYSWEFMDDADGYYTVGSDDEAIWDDGQGLENLEVRFYGGGFSESFAGFDWPPSP
- the LOC112888793 gene encoding polyadenylate-binding protein 2-like → MDEEEHEVYGQEIPEEGDMDGADVDMAAGGDDAAKLQELDEMKRRLKEMEEEAAALRDMQAKVAKEMQGGDPSASTAEAKEQVDARSVYVGNVDYACTPEEVQQHFQACGTVNRVTILTDKFGQPKGFAYVEFLEQEAVQEALNLNESELHGRQIKVALKRTNVPGMKQRPPRGYNPYHGYPYRSYGAPYFPPYGYGRAPRFRRPMRYRPYF